Proteins from one Muntiacus reevesi chromosome X, mMunRee1.1, whole genome shotgun sequence genomic window:
- the GPRASP1 gene encoding G-protein coupled receptor-associated sorting protein 1, translating to MTGAEIETGVQAKPEKKPGKEVASGAERENEVLMVVRPKVRTQAQVMLGARPKIETVAVTKTHPKSEAKAITVERSMDETSSCAKTEFDAEVLLKTEGVSQNNAIAWSLISTESGSVAKPKISSIVRELASMDAESFPGTKVKSQSRIQHLLVSEEETNMGSWCHPRPTSKKENFHNCDFRWVDRSFMNSWFWSREEVSTRLHPRDRVKASTRSRHMAKEEPRSRPQTSWELYVASSSGSEDESIKKSWFWVREKTSIRSRPREETNSRSWFRSKKEVSESSSGSECDDSVKSWFWAGEEGRHKPRARKGANVSARHRAKQETSIDFMSGSMDVVKKEPWFWPGEKANNLATPKSKKKVRARAVVKEEAKIKAKARAKQEARPEEEFLTRAWFSSAEDSSIVGGATVKSGSQVEDDSIFGSWFWTEEETSGIFRPQTEQEPIGSSMLGTGEKTSVETEADATSKSLPTDEKEKVIASFCWANEETNPEAEEETIFGSWFWVGDEASMGAGVGANCGSRPKSEEEEVIGPWFWAGEEVSTVAEFREEARPGTEEEIIFGPWFWAGNQAHTDSGAEVNCDTMPGTEEEEPIIGSWFWPGVEACGRAEVNKSSLEDKEKSITSSLFGTNEEICMKYAAGAQCKSITAAEEINSESGFWSGEGPCMFPANEGSWKSRLEDEQDIVDSWFWSIKYTGPETIVGPWLWAVEESSTDDRAEEEAKPPTKEETMITSWFWKRDKAIIEAANREESRLDIEEEDIIDSWFWAREEDRLKTEAEAREEDRLAAEEELFVGSWFWAREEAIRNKANICSKYSPKAGEEEVIVESWFWAEEKTSLEAGASFESKHGAEKEEIIVGSWFWAEEESIDIRPQAVEETTSRSGEETIFESWFWDAKEVNVEAKTRCASKPEDDKEMIVESWFLSGDKDINETETGATSESRPENEEGAVVGSWFVAKNEDNNRPGDGTNSEFRTIAEEDEAIVGSWFWAGDETHFESDPSPVYRAISKSRCSVEQEPDASHRPQSWEEVTVQFKPGPWGRIGFPSPSPFRFSKEAAFLFSEMFGGKPKHMELSLEGEDQESLLQPDQPDPKFSFQYDPFYWSVVQIWEHLRTRESAEPESCSCSCIQCEFKTGPEEFEELLLMDKIREPCIHEISKIAIGMRTTSQYAYDFIRDSGVVSLIETLLNYPSSRVRTRFLENMIHMAPPYPNLNIIQTYVYQVCEETLAYSLDSPEQLSGIKMVRHLTRATDYHTLVARYISGLLLLLATGNTEMRFHVLKMLLNLSENPVMTKELLNAEAVSELMGLFSRKETNNIQVVLAMLENIGNNIKKEVVFTDDDFSLEPLTSAFHEIEKFAKELQGKIDHKNDPEADQKNEYD from the coding sequence ATGACTGGGGCTGAGATTGAGACTGGTGTCCAGGCCAAGCCTGAAAAGAAGCCTGGCAAAGAGGTTGCCAGTGGGGCTGAAAGAGAGAATGAAGTCCTAATGGTGGTCAGACCAAAGGTTAGGACCCAGGCCCAGGTAATGCTTGGAGCAAGGCCCAAAATTGAGACCGTGGCAGTAACTAAGACACATCCGAAGAGTGAGGCCAAGGCAATCACTGTAGAAAGGTCCATGGATGAAACCTCTTCATGTGCCAAGACTGAGTTTGATGCTGAGGTCCTACTGAAGACAGAGGGAGTGTCCCAAAACAATGCTATAGCCTGGTCACTGATCAGTACTGAGTCTGGGTCAGTTGCGAAACCTAAGATCTCATCTATAGTTAGGGAACTGGCCAGTATGGATGCCGAGTCCTTTCCTGGCACTAAGGTCAAGTCCCAATCACGAATCCAGCATTTGCTTGTGTCAGAGGAGGAGACCAATATGGGGTCTTGGTGCCATCCCAGGCCTACATCCAAAAAGGAGAACTTTCACAATTGTGATTTCAGATGGGTGGATAGATCCTTTATGAACTCCTGGTTCTGGAGTAGAGAAGAGGTCAGTACAAGGCTTCATCCTAGAGACAGGGTAAAAGCCAGTACTAGGTCTAGGCACATGGCCAAAGAAGAGCCTAGGTCTAGGCCCCAAACCAGTTGGGAACTCTATGTTGCCTCCAGTTCTGGTTCTGAAGATGAATCTATCAAGAAATCCTGGTTCTGGGTCAGAGAAAAAACCAGTATCCGGTCTAGGCCTAGGGAAGAGACCAATAGTAGGTCCTGGTTTAGGTCTAAGAAAGAAGTATCTGAATCCAGTTCTGGGTCTGAATGTGACGACAGTGTCAAATCCTGGTTTTGGGCTGGAGAGGAGGGTAGGCACAAACCCCGAGCCAGGAAGGGGGCCAATGTCAGCGCCAGGCACAGGGCCAAGCAAGAAACTTCCATTGATTTCATGTCTGGGTCTATGGATGTAGTCAAAAAAGAGCCctggttctggcctggagagaagGCTAACAACTTGGCCACGCCCAAGTCCAAGAAAAAGGTCAGGGCCAGAGCAGTGGTAAAGGAAGAAGCCAAAATCAAGGCCAAAGCTAGGGCCAAGCAAGAAGCCAGGCCAGAAGAAGAGTTCCTCACCAGGGCCTGGTTCTCGTCTGCGGAAGACTCCAGCATAGTTGGTGGGGCCACTGTCAAATCCGGTTCTCAAGTGGAGGATGATTCCATTTTTGGCAGTTGGTTCTGGACTGAAGAAGAAACCAGTGGTATATTCAGACCACAGACTGAGCAGGAGCCTATTGGCAGTTCCATGCTTGGAACTGGGGAAAAGACcagtgtggaaactgaggctgatgCCACTTCCAAATCACTGCCAACAGATGAGAAGGAAAAGGTCATTGCCAGTTTTTGCTGGGCTAATGAAGAAACCAACCCAGAGGCTGAAGAAGAGACCATTTTTGGGTCTTGGTTTTGGGTCGGTGATGAGGCCAGTATGGGAGCTGGGGTTGGGGCCAACTGTGGGTCCAGGCCAAAGTCTGAGGAAGAAGAGGTCATTGGCCCCTGGTTTTGGGCTGGAGAAGAAGTCAGTACAGTGGCTGAGTTCAGAGAAGAGGCCAGGCCAGGAACTGAAGAGGAGATAATATTTGGGCCTTGGTTTTGGGCTGGAAACCAGGCCCACACAGATTCTGGGGCAGAAGTCAACTGTGATACTATGCCAGGGACTGAGGAGGAGGAGCCCATTATTGGGTCATGGTTCTGGCCTGGAGTAGAAGCTTGTGGGAGGGCTGAAGTGAATAAGTCTAGCCTGGAGGACAAGGAAAAGAGTATTACATCCTCTTTGTTTGGGACCAATGAAGAGATCTGTATGAAGTATGCTGCTGGTGCCCAGTGTAAATCTATCACAGCTGCTGAAGAGATTAACAGTGAGTCTGGTTTCTGGTCAGGAGAAGGTCCCTGTATGTTCCCTGCCAATGAAGGCAGCTGGAAGTCTAGGCTAGAGGACGAACAGGACATTGTTGACTCTTGGTTCTGGTCCATAAAATATACAGGGCCAGAGACCATTGTAGGTCCCTGGTTATGGGCTGTGGAAGAAAGCAGTACAGATGATAGGGCTGAAGAAGAAGCCAAGCCACCTACCAAAGAGGAGACCATGATCACATCCTGGTTCTGGAAACGGGATAAAGCCATTATAGAGGCTGCAAACAGAGAAGAATCCAGGCTGGATATTGAAGAGGAAGACATTATTGATTCTTGGTTCTGGGCTAGGGAGGAAGACAGGcttaaaacagaagcagaggCTAGAGAAGAGGACAGGCTGGCAGCTGAAGAAGAACTTTTTGTTGGGTCTTGGTTCTGGGCCAGGGAAGAGGCCATTAGGAACAAGGCTAATATTTGCAGCAAATACAGTCCAAAAGCTGGAGAGGAGGAAGTCATTGTTGAGTCCTGGTTCTGGGCTGAAGAAAAGACCAGTCTTGAGGCAGGGGCTAGTTTTGAGTCCAAGCATGGAGCTGAAAAGGAGGAAATCATTGTTGGGTCCTGGTTCTGGGCTGAAGAAGAGAGTATAGACATTAGACCTCAGGCAGTAGAAGAGACCACATCAAGGTCTGGAGAGGAAACCAtttttgaatcctggttctggGATGCAAAAGAAGTCAATGTAGAAGCCAAAACACGCTGTGCGTCTAAGCCAGAGGATGATAAAGAGATGATTGTTGAGTCCTGGTTCTTATCTGGAGACAAGGACATTAATGAGACTGAAACTGGGGCCACCTCTGAGTCTAGGCCAGAAAATGAGGAAGGGGCAGTTGTTGGGTCCTGGTTTGTGGCTAAAAACGAAGACAATAACAGGCCTGGTGATGGAACCAACTCTGAGTTCAGAACAATAGCTGAGGAGGATGAGGCCATCGTGGGGTCCTGGTTTTGGGCAGGAGATGAGACCCATTTTGAATCAGATCCTAGCCCTGTGTACAGGGCCATTTCCAAGTCCAGATGTTCAGTTGAGCAGGAGCCTGATGCTTCACACAGGCCCCAGAGCTGGGAGGAAGTTACTGTTCAGTTCAAGCCTGGCCCATGGGGTAGGATTGGCTTCCCATCCCCAAGCCCCTTTAGATTTTCAAAAGAAGCAGCATTTCTATTCTCTGAAATGTTTGGAGGAAAGCCAAAGCACATGGAACTGAGCCTAGAAGGGGAAGACCAGGAATCTTTGCTTCAGCCTGATCAACCTGACCCCAAGTTCTCATTTCAATATGATCCATTCTACTGGTCAGTTGTGCAAATTTGGGAGCATCTTAGGACCAGGGAGAGTGCAGAGCCTGAGAGTTGCTCCTGCAGCTGCATACAGTGTGAGTTTAAAACTGGTCCTGAAGAGTTTGAAGAACTCCTATTAATGGACAAAATTCGAGAGCCTTGTATTCATGAAATATCTAAAATTGCAATAGGTATGAGAACTACTTCTCAATATGCTTATGATTTCATTCGTGATTCAGGTGTTGTCTCACTTATTGAAACCTTGCTCAATTATCCCTCCTCCCGAGTTAGGACAAGGTTTTTAGAGAATATGATTCACATGGCTCCACCTTACCCAAATCTAAACATAATTCAGACATATGTATATCAGGTATGTGAGGAAACTCTTGCTTATAGCTTGGATTCCCCTGAGCAGTTATCTGGAATAAAGATGGTTAGACACCTCACTAGAGCCACTGACTATCACACACTGGTTGCCAGGTATATATCTGGGCTTCTTTTGTTGTTAGCCACAGGCAATACTGAAATGAGGTTTCATGTTTTGAAAATGCTGTTGAATTTGTCTGAAAATCCTGTCATGACAAAAGAACTACTCAATGCTGAAGCAGTGTCAGAACTGATGGGCCTTTTTAGCAGGAAAGAGACAAATAATATTCAAGTTGTTCTAGCAATGCTTGAGAATATTGGTAACAATATAAAAAAAGAGGTGGTGTTCACTGATGATGATTTCAGTCTTGAGCCACTTACTTCTGCATTCCATGAAATTGAGAAATTTGCTAAGGAACTGCAAGGCAAAATAGACCATAAAAATGACCCCGAGGCAGACCAAAAAAATGAGTATGATTAG